attaaagaagaaatcaatgggggagaagaagaggagagcGGGCAACGACGAGGGTTACCCTCCTGACCCTTTAGTGGGacttcataaaaaatactaaagttTTTATGTAAACTTGAAATTTTACATAACTATCTTTCattaaaattgaattataaaaagagtagtatAATAAATGGTATGTTTATTATTGCTGTATTGTTCTCAATACTTTAATGGCTTGCCTGCAAAATTCCAATTGAGTTTCTTCCAACCTAAAATTATGCGCCCCGCCAAAATTTTAATCCCATCTCCATCCATAATACAtgatacatgcatacatatagattagtaatttatatatatatatatatatgtaatcccaaaatatttataagaacaTAATAGGAGGGCCAAATAATCCCCCTAAAAGAGTGGGCCGAGCCCACAACCAAGAGAGCCCATGAGTCAAAGGTTTGAGGCCCACGACCCACAACCGAAGCCAACAACCATTACGCGCCAATATAGAATTCAAACGTAGCAATCATTAACCATTGATCAATGACATGAGGGCAGAGAGTACTCATCGTGATATCCGCCGGTGATACTCGCCCACAGAATTAACTTCCTCCAATATAACGGTTGACCGGGAGTCCTAACAATCCGTAATCTAGCAATAATAAGAGGAaatcacatcatgagatgagCCTTTTTGTCTCATAACCAACCCTTATAACTAAAGGTCAAAGAATATGCAAGAGGTAATCCTAAACTCCGTGAAATTTGAAATACTCTCCAAATTCTATATTGACTTAAGCATTGAAAGTGTTTCTTGACACACCCAGCTCCATCTATCCATTGATTGCAGGTTACTGGGAGTTCATTGGCAATGATAAGAAATGTCCTCAACAGTCAGAGGTGTCTCTCGACACACCCAGCTCCACCTATCTTTTGATTGTAGGTTACTAGAAGTTTGTTGACATTGATACGAACTGTCCTCAAATGTCAGAGATGTCCCTCAACACACCTAGCTCCACCTATCCTTTGATTGCAGTTTACTGGAGTTCATTAACAGCGATCGAAACACATCCTTAACAATatcaatacataaatattatattcaagcTCAAAACATGAATAGTCATCCTTAGGAAATCCAAAACGTTGCATTACACCATTTCTGTTTTTAAGACTTTCCCATAGTAATTAGGTGCTATCCCCCCAGCTCAATAATGAACTAAAGAACGAACCCTAAAAGGCTCCGCTGAGCTTGCTTCTTGAGGAAGCTTGGGTGGTGGGATAGTCTCGCCTGCTCTTTGAGTGAGGGAGGAAGTAGTTGGCGGTGTGAGTGTAGCTATTGAATTGATGGAGGATTTGGGGGAGAGATGGAATCAACTCAAGTTAACAGAAGATGAAAATGCCAAAATTGAAATCAGAGTAGAGCAAATTGAAAGAGTGTTGGCGGAGGGAGATAGATGTTTAGAAGGAAAGCTTATCTCTGAGAGAAGGATAAATAAAGAGGTCATCAAAATGAACTTTAAGAAGGTATGGAGATTGAATGGATCCTTTATGGTTCatgaaatttgtttgaatttgtttgtgtttgtgcTTGAGATCCAGAAAGATAAAGAGAAAGTTATGAGTGGGAAACTGTGGCTATTTGATAATCAGCTCCTTGTGCTGAATGTTTTTGACGGGATGACTCTACAAAAAATGTGCTtcaattatgaaagtttttggGTGCGTTTGAACAATCTGCCTCTAGATTGTATGACTAGAGAGGTTGGTTTTCAAATTGGAGCAACGATTGGCATTGTCCATGAAGTGGACATTAATGACGAAGGGATTGGTTGGGGAAGTGATTTGAGAGTAAGAATTGAACTGGATGTGAGGAAGATTATAGCAAGGGGCAGGACATCAAATTTGGCAAGTAACAGAATTTGGGTGCCATTAACATATGAGAAGCTCCCCAAACTATGTTTCAAATGCAGGAGAATTAAACATGATGGAGGGGGATGTGATGGAAATGGGGATAAAAATCAGTATGGGAGCTGGCTTCGAGCTCGACCAAGTCCTAGAAGGGGTGGCGTAGAGAGTAAACAAAATCATGGTGGAGCACAGAGGGAAGGGAGTGAGGGATCTCAAGGAAGTGTGGGGATATGAATGAAGGGGACCTTTGATCAGTTCACTATTGAAGGGATTAGGCAGTTAAGGGAAGATCCTTTGTTGAATCAGTGTGAGATAGAGGCAATGAGGGTGGTTCAGAAGGTGGTTGAGGAGATTGTTGTGAAGGTATTTGAGAAAAGTAGCATAAAAAGTAGTAATAATGGGGAGGCTGGGGAGGCTGGGGCAGTGGTGGAGTTGGAACAGAATGTTGACACGTTGGTTGAACAAATGATAGGAGTGGATGCTGTTGAATCAAATTCCACAAAGAAtaaggggaggggaggggaagGGCGTTGGAAGAGAATGACTCGCAATGAAGGTAACCAAAGACAAGCTCCTGTTGGTAGATGaggtaaaataaaattggtGGATGAGGTGGATAATGACTGTGGAGAGGAAGCATTGaagaaaacagaacaaaatgTGATGAATGAGGGGGATAATTCTGCTTTGTTATTGGGGGTGGCTGGTTACTTGCCCCGCCAAGCATTATGAAAATCTTGaattggaactgccgagggttTAGGAACTTTCAGACAGTTCAAAACCTTTgccaaaggaaaagaaatccaATGTGACTTTCCTCATTGAAACAAAGCTTGTAGAAGGGAGATTTGAGAGTATTGAGAGGAAAATGGGATGGGAGggctgtttggttgttgaagcaaaaggaagaaaaggtgGATTGGCTTTACTATGGAGACATGATGTAGAGGTGGATATTGTTAACTACTCCTATTTTCATGATAATGCAATTATTagaagtgaagaaaaaaaagtttcctGGTTGTTCACAGGATTTTATGGCAATCCAAAAActtgcaaaagaaaagaatctgTTGTTGTCTATGCTGAAACCATCCTCTGAAATGCCTTGTGATGAGTGATTTCAATGAGATTGCTTTTCAACATGAGAAGTGGGGAGGGAACCTGAGACCAGAACAACAAATGGAAGATTTTAGACAGGCTTTGGATGGGAACAATATCTATGATGTGGGGTGGAAGGGAAATTTGTTTACCTGGAGCAATATACACTCAGACAACGCCTTTACAAAGGAGAGACTCGACAGGGTAGTGGCGAAACCTTTTTGGTCTGAGACTTTTAATAATAGC
This window of the Juglans regia cultivar Chandler chromosome 12, Walnut 2.0, whole genome shotgun sequence genome carries:
- the LOC118344034 gene encoding uncharacterized protein LOC118344034, which encodes MEDLGERWNQLKLTEDENAKIEIRVEQIERVLAEGDRCLEGKLISERRINKEVIKMNFKKVWRLNGSFMVHEICLNLFVFVLEIQKDKEKVMSGKLWLFDNQLLVLNVFDGMTLQKMCFNYESFWVRLNNLPLDCMTREVGFQIGATIGIVHEVDINDEGIGWGSDLRVRIELDVRKIIARGRTSNLASNRIWVPLTYEKLPKLCFKCRRIKHDGGGCDGNGDKNQYGSWLRARPSPRRGGVESKQNHGGAQREGSEGSQGSVGI